The proteins below come from a single Rosa rugosa chromosome 2, drRosRugo1.1, whole genome shotgun sequence genomic window:
- the LOC133734853 gene encoding putative F-box protein At1g19160 isoform X1 produces the protein MKQDEFFVNLIQRKSAGWFNVESAEDLLGNILSRLPVKLLLTIKVISKLWHRLICSPNFTRLHLSKSREKSIYILYPFMDAKRSLYFLDADGVITGTISLPGLKNIPSLCMIASYNGLICFTNYPWFPHSFKTRAVVTGLEIRICNPATREVWLLPNGSQMKQELGIGVAFGPGISEYRVLRFFCSKSKSDVIHPECEIFSSSSGTWRSLGFVQHCPMGAHHVFVHGKVFWFIPSEEDHNIPGSILSVGLDEDFRIIRLPVAVTEHAFLVDLEGQLSLIVVFDDDDTMVIWILKDENESIWEEKCRDGIPYETVECLDSVAARKTDIFFITEEHYFIFSMIKMSWKETHFKELFEQHSPVVFTYTESLLPCH, from the exons ATGAAGCAGGATGAATTTTTTGTTAATCTTATCCAGAGGAAGAGTGCTGGTTGGTTCAATGTGGAATCTGCTGAAGATCTGCTTGGCAATATTCTTTCAAGGCTTCCAGTTAAGCTCCTTCTAACTATCAAGGTCATTTCTAAACTTTGGCATAGATTGATTTGCAGTCCAAATTTCACTAGACTGCATTTAAGCAAATCAAGAGAAAAGTCCATCTATATACTTTATCCTTTTATGGATGCTAAAAGAAGTCTGTATTTCTTGGATGCTGACGGCGTGATCACCGGAACAATCAGTCTTCCTGGTTTAAAAAATATACCATCTCTATGTATGATTGCCTCCTACAATGGGTTGATATGTTTCACTAATTATCCTTGGTTTCCTCATTCATTTAAGACTCGAGCAGTAGTGACAGGCTTGGAAATCCGAATTTGCAATCCTGCAACTCGTGAAGTTTGGCTACTTCCTAATGGGAGCCAAATGAAACAGGAGCTAGGAATTGGGGTTGCCTTTGGCCCTGGAATCAGTGAGTATAGGGTACTTCGGTTTTTCTGttccaaatccaaatctgaTGTAATTCACCCTGAGTGTGAGATATTTTCATCAAGCAGTGGAACCTGGAGAAGCTTAGGTTTTGTTCAGCATTGTCCTATGGGTGCACATCATGTATTTGTTCATGGAAAAGTTTTTTGGTTTATTCCTTCAGAAGAAGATCATAATATCCCTGGATCCATTCTTTCAGTTGGTTTGGACGAAGATTTTAGAATTATCAGACTTCCAGTTGCAGTCACTGAACATGCCTTCTTGGTTGATCTTGAAGGTCAATTATCACTGATCGTTGTATTTGATGATGATGACACTATGGTTATATGGATTTTGAAGGATGAAAATGAGTCCATTTGGGAGGAGAAATGTCGTGATGGTATTCCCTATGAAACTGTGGAGTGTCTTGACTCTGTAGCTGCAAGAAAAACTGACATTTTTTTCATCACTGAAGAACACTATTTCATCTTCAGTATGATAAAAATGTCCTGGAAAGAAACTCATTTCAAAGAACTATTTGAACAACATTCTCCTGTTGTTTTTACGTACACAGAAAGCCTCCTCCCTT GTCACTGA
- the LOC133734853 gene encoding uncharacterized protein LOC133734853 isoform X2: MKQDEFFVNLIQRKSAGWFNVESAEDLLGNILSRLPTRAVVTGLEIRICNPATREVWLLPNGSQMKQELGIGVAFGPGISEYRVLRFFCSKSKSDVIHPECEIFSSSSGTWRSLGFVQHCPMGAHHVFVHGKVFWFIPSEEDHNIPGSILSVGLDEDFRIIRLPVAVTEHAFLVDLEGQLSLIVVFDDDDTMVIWILKDENESIWEEKCRDGIPYETVECLDSVAARKTDIFFITEEHYFIFSMIKMSWKETHFKELFEQHSPVVFTYTESLLPCH, encoded by the exons ATGAAGCAGGATGAATTTTTTGTTAATCTTATCCAGAGGAAGAGTGCTGGTTGGTTCAATGTGGAATCTGCTGAAGATCTGCTTGGCAATATTCTTTCAAGGCTTCCA ACTCGAGCAGTAGTGACAGGCTTGGAAATCCGAATTTGCAATCCTGCAACTCGTGAAGTTTGGCTACTTCCTAATGGGAGCCAAATGAAACAGGAGCTAGGAATTGGGGTTGCCTTTGGCCCTGGAATCAGTGAGTATAGGGTACTTCGGTTTTTCTGttccaaatccaaatctgaTGTAATTCACCCTGAGTGTGAGATATTTTCATCAAGCAGTGGAACCTGGAGAAGCTTAGGTTTTGTTCAGCATTGTCCTATGGGTGCACATCATGTATTTGTTCATGGAAAAGTTTTTTGGTTTATTCCTTCAGAAGAAGATCATAATATCCCTGGATCCATTCTTTCAGTTGGTTTGGACGAAGATTTTAGAATTATCAGACTTCCAGTTGCAGTCACTGAACATGCCTTCTTGGTTGATCTTGAAGGTCAATTATCACTGATCGTTGTATTTGATGATGATGACACTATGGTTATATGGATTTTGAAGGATGAAAATGAGTCCATTTGGGAGGAGAAATGTCGTGATGGTATTCCCTATGAAACTGTGGAGTGTCTTGACTCTGTAGCTGCAAGAAAAACTGACATTTTTTTCATCACTGAAGAACACTATTTCATCTTCAGTATGATAAAAATGTCCTGGAAAGAAACTCATTTCAAAGAACTATTTGAACAACATTCTCCTGTTGTTTTTACGTACACAGAAAGCCTCCTCCCTT GTCACTGA